The sequence TAGGTAAACGCTGATCGTGAATATTACGAGGACTGTCACGAAAATAATAAGCATTAAGTCATTGACGCTACCTCTACCCAGGTAGTTTGTCAATAGGAATACCCCAGTAATGGCCAGTATTAGGGTTAGTATTCCCATTAGTGTGAAGGGGCCTGAACACGTTGGAAGGACACCGGGCGTGTAAACGGCATACCAAAACCCCAATATGAACAACACCAATATTAATGCAGCTATTATCCCAAGCGCCGCAAGCCACCTACTTTGTGTTGCCGAACTCATTAAAATACGTACCTGGAGCAACCCCTTTTAAAGATGACTTACTCTAATAATTGGTACCTTACCTAGTGACCCAGTGGTGGGATTATTAAGCAGGTCATTCGGGGGTAGAAGGGAGTCCTTCATCGTGGTCCTGGGTTTCTCGAGGTTGATGGCCCATGTATGTGAATAAATTAAGCTAGGGTGAATAATAGCAAATAAGTAATAAATACCAGGGGAATCCGTGATCTTTAATGAGCAGTAGTGATCTGAGTATACATGGTAAGGTGCTTTACACAGGAATTGAGAAATGCCCAGTATGTGGTAGGGAAACGCTTCACGTTGTAGAGGTTCTATATAATGACCCGGCCTTCGGCGGTTTAATACTGTATAGTAATCAATGCGATTATTGTGGTTATAGGAGGGTTGATATTCAGTATCTTGATTCAAGGGGTCCCTCAAGGATCACCTATGAAATCAAGGATAATGTTGATGTATATAGGACCTACATATTTAGGTCTAGGACGGCTAGGATCAGTAGCCCGGAGCTTGGTTTTGATATTGACCCAGGGCCTGAGGCTGAGGCCATGATAACCACCGTGGAGGGACTATTAATGCGCATGCTTGATGTGGCGGATAGGATGGAAACCATGAACGAGGATAATGAGGAGAGTATACGTAAACTAAAGGAGTTTAAGGCTAAGGTTCAGAGTGCCCTTCATGGTATGCTTATGTTTAGGATAATCATTGAGGATCCAAGTGGTAACTCAATAATTAAGCCACCGGAGGGCAGGGAGTCCGAAGTCCATATCGAACCCTTGAACGCGGTGGAGTAGTTCGCATTGTTTACTATGGACCATTAGGACAAAGTTTTTAACTCCGGTTAAGCCCAGTGGTTGATGCCTAGGCGTAGACGTACATCAGGGATGTCACCGTTCATAGCCGCTGGGTTGGTTAAGTTCAATGAGGCTAAGGAAATTGAGAAAATAAAGATAAGTCCCCAAGCCGTGATATTCCTTGGAATAGCAATCTCAATATTGGTGATAGTACTAAGGTTCCTGGTTCCTCTTTAAACTCCTCCTTGAAGAGCCTCCTTCATGCACGGCCCTTATTATGTCCTTAATCAACTCGGGCTTTTCCTCGATTATTGTTCCTGTGACCACGGCATCGGCACCAGCCAACGCTAACTCAGCAGCCCTCTCAGGGTCCTTAATACCGCCACCAACAATTAATGGCTTGCTAACTAGCTGCTTAATCCTTGAAACCATCCTGGGTCTCACCGACTCACGCGCCCCACTACCGGCCTCAAGGTATATCATGTCAAACCCCATTAGCTGAGCTGCGTATGCATAGGCTAGCGCAATGTCATCCCTATCATAGGGTATTGGCCTCGCGTGGCTTACGTAACCGACGGCGCCACCATCACCGACTATTATGTATGCCAGTGATATTGGTTCAAGGTTCCTGAACTTCTTTACCAAGAGCACTGAGGCTTGTATCTGGGCACCCACTATGAAGTAGGGATCGGCGCTGTTTAGTACGCTTAGGAAGAATACGGCGTCGGCGTACTTACTTAGATTCGCGACGCTTCCTGGGAATAGTATCACGGGTATTTTTAGCAAATCCTTAACGGCACTTAGATACTCATCCAGTTGCCCCTCTGATATGCCCAGGGAGCCTCCAACCATTAGTGCGTCACTGCCATACTCCTGAACCATCAGTGCAAGTTCCCTGAATTCATTGGCACTTACCTTATCTGGGTCAAGCAGTGTCATGTGTATGGAACCAAGCTCAGCAATGCGGTTCACTAGGTAATTCTTAATTCCCATTGAATAGGTTGATTTTAACGAAATTTTAAATATCACTCCTCAGTATAATCGGGCTCTTCTGTGAATTCGCCTTCCTCGTTATAGGTTTCCTCAGTACCAATGCCTTCACTAAGCTCCTCATTATCCTCACTTAATGGTTCAGTAGTGCTTCGCTGCTCCTCGTCGAGTAACGGATTATTTTTCGGCGTTAACTGGGTTAGTGATACCGTAACCTCCTTCTTAGGCTTTATTTGCCCTTGGTAATAGAGATCCACGAATTTATTGAAGTAATCCACAGGGAGTAGGCCGGGTATGTAGTTAAATTCGGCCTCAAGTTCGCAATTACCGCAGTTAACTAATACCTTACCTTCCTTCTTGTTTAGCTTCACGTTAACCAGCGGGGCGCCGCAGTGTGGGCACGTGAATATCTTAGGCAGGGTTTTCTTGGGTCTAAGTAATGCCTTTTTACGACTTTTCCTTCTACGACCCATCGAAGCCACAACTAACTCTTAATATAAATACCTTTTTCTTAATGTTAATGAATTCTCCTAAGTGGTAAATAATCAGTCGGGTAAGTTTTCGTCACTTTATCCGCGTAACTCTGTATCATCATACTCATCAAAAATACCGGGGATTCCCTACTGTCACTGTAGATCTCGGAATAATACTTAAAAAACCTTATCGAGCAGTTAATTGATGCATGGACTTACCGTAAGCATTAACGATCCATTAATAATCTATCCCCTAATTATAATTATTGCACTAATAATATCATTAGTGTTGGCCTTTGCCGCCTTGAGGATTAGGGTAATAACGAGGGACGCCGTCATACCATCAACACTCGTGGGCTTCATGATACTACTCGGCGGCCCTTCCTCAATACTACCATTCATAGTCTTTCTGGGTAGTTCAAGCGCCCTTACCAAGATTGGCATTGAAAAGAAGGAGGAACTTGGTGCGGCAGAAGATGTTAAGGGAAGAAATTGGAAGCAGGTACTGGCCGTCGGCCTGGTACCAAGTACCTTGGCGCTGCTGGCTGGCGCGGCTTACTTTAATCGCGATATGTTGATCTATCAAGTACTCATCACAGCATCCGTAACGGGCATAGCCTACTCAAATGCTGATACGTGGGCTTCCGAGCTCGGCGTCCTCAGCAGGTCAAAACCAAGGTTAATAGTGAGGCCTTGGGTTACGGTTGATCCCGGTGTCTCCGGCGGCGTAACGCTACTTGGTGAGTTAAGTTCGTTTTTGGGGTCATCAACCATAGCATTAACATACCTAGGTGTCCAATACCTACTTAGGTTCCTTGGTTTCATTAATACCGTGAATCCCTGGTTAGTCGCCATAGTGCTGATCCTTGGTTACCTTGGGGAGGTGCTTGACAGTGTCTTCGGTGCGTTGTTTCAGCCCAAGTATAGGTGCCCCAGGTGCGGAATTATGACTGACAGGAATGTGCATGTATGCGGCGAGAGAACTGTGAGGGTTATGGGTAGTTACGACCTTGAGAATGAGGATGTTAATCTACTCGTGTCCGCAATAACGGCTGCTGTGTCCCTCGCGGTACTACTGCTGATATTTAGCTCCCGCGCTATTATTACCGGGTTTATAAGTTAATCAAGGGATTGGGTCATTAACGTGAAGCCGTAAGTACAGGCATATTTATTGCATATTTATGCCTGGATATACAGGGCTATTACGTATACGTAATTAACCATGAATCCTTTAAATCTCGCTGTCTACGTCTATTTAATGACACAGATAACAAATATTTATGCGGACTTTAAGAAGATCGAGGAACTGGTCGCGAGGGGCCTGTGGGTGGCTGTTAAGTATGCCAGGGGTTCCTGTGTGAGCTTCACGCCAAAGAAGATCCTGGAGTATGCCGAGTTCAATGACACAATACCCGTTGTACTAACCCTGGTTAAGCATGTACTTAAGCAATTAAGTGATGAGGGTTACCTCCAGGTTGATAATAGCAGGAGCATTGTCAGGTACCAACTGTGCAATAAGTCAAAACTCTGGGATCTAATAAAGCAAAGTAGTGGTCCCGAGGACGTTCTAAAGTTCCTTGAAGAAGTCACTCAGTAAAAACCGTTATCTACCAATACATTAAATAGCAGTGATATACCCATGATTGATTAACTATGGGGAGTACAACTGAAACAAAAAACAGAATAAGGGAATTCGGTGAAACAAATTTAATCAACATCGTAAGAAACATCGTTGGTTCCACTGAAGACAACGACGTAGAGTACATGTATATTGATGGGATCACGCTGGCAATGAAAATTGATGGTTTATCCCTGACAACGTCTAAAATGCCGTTCATGACACACTTTGATATGGGCTGGAAGGTAATGGCATCAGTGGTCAGTGACTTCCTTGCCAAACTTACCAAGCCTCTCTATGCAGTTGTCTCCATAACCATGAGGGGTGATGACACTATTGGTGACTTTAGAGAATTGATAAGAGGCTTAGGCAGTGGCGCTAATTACTTCGGCATGAGGTACCTGGGTGGTGACTTAAATGAGGGTGCGGATGACGTAATTGATGTTGCGGCTATTGGTAAACCAATGACTAGACCCATAGGTAGAAAGCCAAGGATCGGTGATGTACTAGTCACAAAACCTCTATTTGGTTATACAGGATTGGTTTTCAAACTTTACTATAGTAATGAACTGGATAGGTGGAAAGACGTGGAGACCGTTATGAAAGGCATTGAGATACTGAAAAGGCCAGAGCCGGAGGTGGGTATACTCAATGATCTTCTGAAACATGCGGACTGCATATCAGCCAGTATGGACTCAAGTGATGGACTTGGGAAGGTTCTATGGACAATGGCCACCAATGGTAAAGTGAGAATACGTGTTTATGGGCTACCCATTAATGATGACCTGTTGAGCTCCCTAGCTGAAATACCTGGCGTGAAACTCGAGGAGGTGGTATTTAACGGTGGTGAGGAATTCCTACCAGTATTTTCCGTAAGGGAGGATTGCGTGGCTAAATTTAGGGATCTTGGTTTTGTGGATTTTGCAAGGATTGAGGAGGGTAACGGTGTTTATTTTAATGATTCACCACTTAAGTTTAGAGGCTGGGACTACTTCACCGGCTGGACGGGTTAAGCCTCAATGACCCTTATCTCACCTTTAACGAATATCTCCTGCGTCAGGGTTACTATGACTACTATAGCTAATATATAAAGCGCCGAGGTTATCATGAACATTAATTGATACGATGACTTGGCCGGCAATGTTATCCATAGCAACGGCTTAAGCGAAACAATTACTGATGCTTGATACATGCTCATTATTGAACCGGCAACGGCGGGACCCCAGGCACCGC is a genomic window of Vulcanisaeta souniana JCM 11219 containing:
- a CDS encoding ZPR1 zinc finger domain-containing protein, which codes for MSSSDLSIHGKVLYTGIEKCPVCGRETLHVVEVLYNDPAFGGLILYSNQCDYCGYRRVDIQYLDSRGPSRITYEIKDNVDVYRTYIFRSRTARISSPELGFDIDPGPEAEAMITTVEGLLMRMLDVADRMETMNEDNEESIRKLKEFKAKVQSALHGMLMFRIIIEDPSGNSIIKPPEGRESEVHIEPLNAVE
- a CDS encoding preprotein translocase subunit Sec61beta, which codes for MPRRRRTSGMSPFIAAGLVKFNEAKEIEKIKISPQAVIFLGIAISILVIVLRFLVPL
- a CDS encoding geranylgeranylglyceryl/heptaprenylglyceryl phosphate synthase — translated: MGIKNYLVNRIAELGSIHMTLLDPDKVSANEFRELALMVQEYGSDALMVGGSLGISEGQLDEYLSAVKDLLKIPVILFPGSVANLSKYADAVFFLSVLNSADPYFIVGAQIQASVLLVKKFRNLEPISLAYIIVGDGGAVGYVSHARPIPYDRDDIALAYAYAAQLMGFDMIYLEAGSGARESVRPRMVSRIKQLVSKPLIVGGGIKDPERAAELALAGADAVVTGTIIEEKPELIKDIIRAVHEGGSSRRSLKRNQEP
- a CDS encoding DUF92 domain-containing protein, with protein sequence MHGLTVSINDPLIIYPLIIIIALIISLVLAFAALRIRVITRDAVIPSTLVGFMILLGGPSSILPFIVFLGSSSALTKIGIEKKEELGAAEDVKGRNWKQVLAVGLVPSTLALLAGAAYFNRDMLIYQVLITASVTGIAYSNADTWASELGVLSRSKPRLIVRPWVTVDPGVSGGVTLLGELSSFLGSSTIALTYLGVQYLLRFLGFINTVNPWLVAIVLILGYLGEVLDSVFGALFQPKYRCPRCGIMTDRNVHVCGERTVRVMGSYDLENEDVNLLVSAITAAVSLAVLLLIFSSRAIITGFIS
- a CDS encoding thiamine-phosphate kinase, producing the protein MGSTTETKNRIREFGETNLINIVRNIVGSTEDNDVEYMYIDGITLAMKIDGLSLTTSKMPFMTHFDMGWKVMASVVSDFLAKLTKPLYAVVSITMRGDDTIGDFRELIRGLGSGANYFGMRYLGGDLNEGADDVIDVAAIGKPMTRPIGRKPRIGDVLVTKPLFGYTGLVFKLYYSNELDRWKDVETVMKGIEILKRPEPEVGILNDLLKHADCISASMDSSDGLGKVLWTMATNGKVRIRVYGLPINDDLLSSLAEIPGVKLEEVVFNGGEEFLPVFSVREDCVAKFRDLGFVDFARIEEGNGVYFNDSPLKFRGWDYFTGWTG